In Paraflavitalea devenefica, the genomic window CCATCCCATAGTTGTAGTCCAGGAGGTCTTCATTGCTTACCTGTATGCCCATGGTGCGTGTGTACATCCTTTGTTCGGCATTGGCGAAAAAAGGGTCTTGTGCGTCCAGGGGTACCGGGTGCAGTATGATATAAGCAAACAGGAAAAATAAACATCCCGGCCGTATGGACATATGGACAACTTATTATGGCTATGTAAAGGAAAATAAATTTTACTGCCGGCGCCTGGCTTTTTTGAATCCGGCGGTAGAAAGTTTGAATCTGTAGCTACACGATATTCACTTCCCTTTCCAACGTTACGCCAAATTTAGTCTTCACGCTTTGGAGGATCTCCTCACTGAGGTCATAGATGGCTTTCCCGGTTGCCTGACCGTAATTGACCAGCACCAATGCCTGTTTGGCATGGCAGCCTGCATCACCGCGGCGTACGCCCTTCCAGCCGCATTGTTCAATGAGCCAGCCGGCCGCCAGTTTTACGGTACCATCGGTATTGGCATAACCAACGATTCCAGGAAATGACTGTTGGAGTTGCTGGTAGTAAGGAGCAGGTATGGAAGGGTTTTTGAAGAAGCTGCCGGCATTGCCAATCTCCTGTGGATCGGGTAATTTGGAACGGCGTATGTTAATGACCGCATTGGCAATAGCCCGGATGCTCAGTTGCTGTACACCCATGTGCTCCAGTTCCTGCTCAATTGCGCCATAGCTGGTATTGAAGCGGGGTGTTTTATTAAGCCGGTAGGTAACGTTCAGGATCACGAACTGATCGCGGTAGCGGCGTTTGAATACACTTTCCCGGTAGCCGAAATCACAATCATTGAGGCTGAACAGGTGTATTTTTTTGTCGTGGATGTGAAAGGCTTCCAGTTCTTCAAACACATCTTTGATCTCCACTCCATAGGCCCCGATGTTCTGCATAGGACTGGCGCCTACATTGCCGGGAATGAGGGAAAGGTTCTCCACGCCGGCCAGGTTCCTTTGCAGGCAGTGCTCTACAAAGGAGTGCCAGTTCTCTCCTGCCCCTGCTTTTACATATACATGGCTCTTGTCTTCCTTTACAACGTTTACACCCTTCACCTCATTCTTTGCTACCAGTCCATCGTAGTCCTTTGTAAACAGGATATTACTACCGCCTCCCAGGATGAGGGCAGGCTTTGTAGCCGGTTGCACCTCCAATAGCTGCGATAGCTCATCTGTATCTGTAAAAGGGGCAAAGTGCCGGGCTTTCACATCAATGCCCATGGTATTGTATGGAAGGAGCGATATGTTTTGCTGGATCTGCATAGAAGTACTTAAATGCTCAATATTCAACTAAAATACTATATGGTATCAACATCAACAATGACAACCACTTTTCTGAAGCGTTGGTGCTGGTGCATGATAGCAATCTGCTCCTGGAGCTGTTGCTTGCAACGCTGTATGATCTGCGCTTCGCGGGGAAGCTTGATCATGAGCTCCATCAGGTATTGATTGCGTACCCGGTTTACGATGGGCTCTGCAGGCCCCACCAGGTAGTTGCCAAATTCCGTTTTCAGGGAGGCAGCAATGCTATTGGCCGCAGCATCCGCCACATCTTTGAGGTGGTGCTTAAAGGTAAGCAGGATACACCGGGAGAAGGGCGGGTAGGAGAACTGGCGGCGTCCTTCAATCTCATAATGATAAAAAGAACGGTAATCATGTTGCTGCACGTATTGCAGCACGGGGTGCCGTGTATTGGACACCTGTATCATTACATGCCCCTGCTCGTCTTTACGGCCTGCCCGGCCACTCACCTGCTCCATCAACTGGAAGGCGCGTTCATTGACCCGGAAATCGGCAAAGCTCAGCAGACTATCGGCGTCGAGGATGCCTACCAGCTCCACATGCTCAAAATCGAGTCCTTTCACCACCATCTGCGTACCTACCAGCATATCCAGCCTTTGCTGTTCAAACAACTGGATGAGGTTATCATGGGCCGTCTTCCCCCGTACACTGTCTACATCCATGCGGGCGATCCGGTATTTGGGAAATATTTCTTCCAGTTGCTCTTCTATTTTCTCTGTACCAAAGTTACGTTGCAGGAAGCGATCGCTGCCGCAGGCCATACAGGTGTGAACGGGTGGGTATACCGTACCACAATAGTGGCAATGCAGTTTATTGGTATTCTTGTGAAAGGTGAGCGATACATCGCAATACTTGCATTGTGGTATCCATCCGCAGGCCTGGCAGATCTGATAGGGTGAATATCCCCGGCGGTTCTGGAAAAGGATCACCTGCTTATTCCTTTGCAGCGAATGTTCAATCGCCACCTGTAATTCAGGGGAAATGATCACTTTATCTTTATCGGGACGCAGGATCTTTTTGGTATCAATGATGTTGATCACCGGCAGTTGCACGCCGCCAAAACGTTCATTCAGTTCTACCAGTCCATACTTCTGCGTCTGGGCATTGAAATAGCTTTCTATGGAAGGCGTGGCGCTGCCCAGCAACACCCGTGCATTGAACAGCGAGGCATAGTATACGGCTCCATCCCGTGCATGGTAGCGCGGTGCAGGGTCCTGCTGCTTATAGGAAGCATCATGCTCTTCATCGGCCACGATCAGTCCCAGGTCGCTGAAGGGAAGGAATAACGACGAGCGGGCGCCCAGCACGATCTTCAGCTCACCGGTCTTTACCTTGTTCCATATTTCCAGCCGTTCATTCTGGTTGAATTTACTGTGGTAGATGCCAATGTAGCCGCCGAAATGCCTTTGCAGGCGGCGTATGATCTGCGAGGTAAGGGCAATCTCCGGCAAGAGGTACAATACCTGTTTGCCCTTGCGCACATATTGCTCTATGAGTTTAATGTACACCTGTGTTTTACCACTGGAAGTAATGCCGTGCAGGAGGCAGACCGGTTTTTCCGCCATGGAGGTGTTGACCTCTTCCAGCGCTATTTGCTGGGCAGGCGTTAAGGTAAAGTCTATGTTGATGTTGCGCGGCAGGTACATCAGCCGGTCTACATGCCGCTTTTCCAGGAACAGGATGCTCTTATCTACCAGCCCCTTCAGTTGTGCATCGGAAGCGCCGCTCTTTTTGAGCAGTTGGGATTTGGATACCTCTCCTTCTGTTTTGACCAGGTGCAGGTAGCTCAGCAATAATTCCAGTTGCTTTTCGGCGCGCTGCAGCTTTTTATCTTCATTGAGCAGTTTGGCCAGTTCGTCTTCATTATCATATAGCGGGTTCAGCAATACGAAGGTCTCTTTTTTGGGCGTATAGGTTTCTTTGAGCGCTTCCCATACAAAGCATACCTTTTTATCAATGAGCCTTTTGATGACCGGGTATACATGCGAGGAATCCAGTACCTGTTGCACCTCGGCCAGTTTAAGTTCTTTCTTTAAGAGCAGTGCTTCCGCCACGAGGTATTCATCATGATCCAACTGATCGAAGTTCTCTCCATACTCTTCATTAAAGACCAGTTGGGTTTCACTGCTTAATTTAAAATGCGAAGGCAATGCCGCCGCCATCACCTCTCCTTCACTGCACATATAATAACGGGCAATCCACTCCCACAATTGCAATTGTTCCTTGTACACGATGGGCTCTGCATCCAGCACGTTGAGGATGTCTTTGGGCTCAAAGAATTCAGGCTTTTCGTTGTGCAGCCGCTTGACAACCCCTGCATATCTTTTTGTTTGCCGGAGCCCTACTTCCACCCGCACGCCTTCTTTTACCTGCTCTGCCAGGTGGTCGGGTACAGCCCAGGTATAGTTCTTGGGTAATGCCAGCGGTATGATTACTTCTGCAAACAAATTGAAAAAATTAAGGCGCAAGATACGCTTTAGCTATCACTCAATCCATGTGGCTTTGTATTCACGGAGCTTCTGTTCCATGATGTCAAATACCTTTTGTTTCAGCGCAGGGAGGTCTTTGTTGGTTAGTCCTGCTACGGGAACCGGCGCCAGGAATACAGATCTTGACCGGCCGGGATTGATGGAAAGGAGACTGCGGTAATGTTGCCTTGCATAAGCATCGAGGAACAGGACCGGCTTGATAGGGGTTTGTGTTTCGATAGCAATACGGAAAGCGCCATCGAAGAAATCCTTCACCGGCCGGTGGGTTTCATTGAAAGTGCCTTCCGGGAATATAAAGATGGAGATCCTTTTTTTAATGACCGATTTCAGCACGCGCACACTACGGGCCCGGTTTTCGGCACTGCTTCTGTCAACCGTCACCACTGCATTCTTGTAAATGAAACCGAAGATGGGCACTTTGGCCATTTCCACTTTGCCCAGTACCCGCACCTGCTGGCGGAGTGTTTTCACAATGATGGGGGCATCGAGGTAGGAAATATGGTTGGCCACAAAGATGTATTGTTCCCTTTTGTCATGCGGCGCTTCGTAGAGGTTCCGGTGCCGGATGCCGATGAGGAAGAACCAGCCATCGCCCCAAAGGGTGCATAACCTGTAGATGAAGTTGCCGCCCTTGATCTTCCCAAAGAAAGACCCGATGATCACGAATGGAATTACCAATAGCATCACTACAATGAATGTAAGGGAGGCATAAAGGCAATACAACCAACGTAAAGGGGTGAAGAGGGATTTCATCGGGTAGTATCCGTATTTGAAGCGGGAAAAGTAAGCATTTAGTTTGAGAAAGCCAGCTATGAGCTTCGAGCCTTTTAGCGCGGATTTGATCAATTAACTGCTCGTAGCTCGCAGCTCGCCGCTTATTTACAATCGCAACTCCAATTGGTATCGAGGTCTATTACGGTGATGACCACCATCCCCCGGCTGGTAGGCGCAAAAACAATGCGTACCTGCTGGCCATCGTGGGTGCGGCCTTCAAGGGCATATTTGGGATCGGGCCGGCCGGCGGGTTCACTTTTACGCTCATTCACGATACCCTTTTCCAGTATCTCCTGTACTTCACTTTCATCAATATGGCGGCAGGCCATGCGGCAGCGCGCATGTTTGGTATAGATCATGTTGCTGGTGCGGCGGTCAAATCCCCCGTCCCTGACTGGCCCGTCACTGGGAGGAGTTGTCACCTGGCGCCTGGGGAAACGGTTGGGGGTGTCGGCTGTTCTTTGGGGACCGGTTTCTGTTTGCTCCTGCCTGGGAAGCTCTTTTCCCTTGTTGCGTGAATGGTTGTTTTTCAACAAGATGAAGAGGACGACTACAATAAGCGGTAAGACTACAATAACAGGGCGGGCCTTTTTCATGGGGGCAAATTACAGCAGAATTCAAGTATCTTTGCCGCGTCATGGCAGAAAAAAAGACAGTAGCATTTCATACACTTGGCTGTAAACTCAACTTTTCAGAGACTTCCACCCTCACCCGTTTACTGGAAAATGAAGGATTTGAGAAGACTGATTTTGAGAATCAGGCAGATGTGTATGTTATTAACACTTGTTCTGTAACCGACAATGCCGATAAGGAATGCCGGCACCTGGTACGCCGCATCCAGCGCAAATCGCCCGAAAGCCTGGTGGTGATCACCGGCTGTTATGCGCAGTTAAAGCCGAAAGAAATAGCTGAAATACCAGGGGTTGACCTGGTGCTGGGCGCCGCCGAAAAGTTCAATATCGCCCACCATATCCGGGAGCTGGCCAAAGGCGACTCTGCTAAGATATGCAGTTGCGATATTGAGACCGTGAGCGGGTTCAATGCCTCGTATTCCCTGAACGACCGGACCCGTACGTTCCTGAAAGTGCAGGATGGCTGCGATTATAATTGCGCTTTCTGTACCATTCCCATGGCCAGGGGGAAAAGCCGTAGTGACAGCATCGCCAATGTGTTGCGCAATGTAGAGGAACTGGCCACAACCGACGTGAAGGAGATCGTTTTAACAGGTATTAACCTGGGCGATTTTGGTAAAGGCCCCGACGGAAGCCGTCAACACGAAGAAAGCTTTTTTGACCTGATCAAAGCGCTGGACAAGGTAGAAGGCATTGAACGTTACCGTATTTCCTCCATCGAACCCAATCTGCTGACGAATGAGATCATTGAATTTGTGGCCAATAGCGACAAGTTCATGCCTCATTTCCACATGCCCCTGCAAAGTGGCAGTAACCATATTCTGGGACAGATGAGAAGGCGGTATAAACGGGAATTGTATGCCGACCGGGTTAATCTGATCAAAACTCTGATGCCCCACTGTGCGATCGGCGTGGACGTCATTGTAGGCTTTCCCGGCGAGTCAAATGACCATTTCAAAGAAACTTTTGATTTTTTGCACGCACTTGACGTAACTTATCTCCACGTTTTCACGTATTCAGAGAGGGACAATACCAAAGCATTGGAAATTGAGCCTATCGTGCCGGTCAATATCCGTCATGAAAGAAACAAAACGTTGCGCAACCTGTCCTATATGAAAATGCAGTATTTTACCCAACTGCATGCTGGTCAAACCCGTAAAGTATTATTTGAGAGGCATGAGAAGAATGGTATGATGGAAGGGTATACCGACAATTATATCAAGATCACGATGCCTTACCGTGCCGACCACGCCAACCAGATAGTAGATTGTGCTTTGTAAAACATTTATGATTTGCCAGGTGTTAGAAGATGGATAGTATGAAGAAATTCCAGGTTACGATACATTTTGAGATGGATGATGAATTCATGTCCCTGGTTCCCTCCCATCGAGTGTACATTGACACACTGATTGAAAAGGGGATCATAGACCAGTATGTGGTGTCTATGGAAACCCAACGTGTATGGATTACATTTACTGCCAAAGACAAAACGGAGATTGAAGAATACCTCCTTAACTCTCCTATCCATAAATACTGGACCTACGAAATTGATGAACTGTTCATCTACGATGGCCAGCATTACCGCCTTCCCGCTGTACAACTCAATTAATACGTTCAATACACCAGCCAGTACTTATTTAGCATGGGTAAGCCAGGCAGGTTTTGTCTTTAGTATTTTTTTGTAAATGGGGCAACGCTCTATATGCGCCCCAGGCAGGTAGCCAATGCTCATGAGAAAGGAATGCACGATCTCGCCGCCGGTAAAAACGAATGTTTTTTTGAATAGTTTCACCCATTCTTCTTTTGTAAGCGGATGGTGGGCCTGTAACCATTGCTGAAAGGAGCCGTTCTCTTTTTGCAGTTGCCTGATGCGTTTGGCATTTTCAATGGCGGCATTAATTTTTAACCGGTTGCGGATGATGCCTTCATCCTGCAGCAGACTGGCTATCTTTTTATCGGTATAGCGGGCTACTTTTTCAATATTGAAATGGTCGAATGCCTGAAAGAAGTTGTCTTTCTTTTTGAGGATGGTGAGCCAGCTCAGCCCTGCCTGGTTAATTTCCAGCACCAGGCGTCCAAACAGCTCATTGTCGTCCCGGATCGGGAACCCATATTCGTGATCATGGTAGCGGATATGCACATTTCCGGGCTCCATTTCCCAAACCGCTTCGCAATAACTTTTTTTAGGCGCCTGTATGGCCATCTAACTAAATAAGATTAAAATGTTTACGTCCCAAAATTAACAGCCGCACCAGGCTAAAAAAAGAAATCCCCGTAATTTTTTTCTGATAAAAGTATTTAGTACCTTTTCTTCGTCTTTTACACCTTTGGTTCAAGATTATAACGTTCCACACTGTTATTATTTTCAGATTATATCGTTTTCCCTGCCTGCCGTAAATTACGGTAGTGGGCCAACCCGTAATGATGAGATCCTTAACCGCTGGCTCTGATTACCTGACAAGCTTTTGCAGGCATAAAGTAGTACTGTCCTGCACCACAAAAAAAGAGTATGATCACGTCAACACATCCATTGAACATTTTAGTAGTAGAAGATAATCCCGGCGACTATTTCCTGTTTACCGAATACCTCCGTCTGACCAATTTGCCCATCCGCGAATTGCATCATGCTGAAAAGCTGCAGGAAGCATTGGAGATCATACAAGATCATACACCCGACCTTATTTTTCTCGACCTGACTTTACCCGACAGCGAAGGCATTCAATCCTTTACCCGCCTTAATGACCAGGCGCCCCATATTTCCATTATTGTCCTGTCGGGCCTGTCCGACACCCAAATAGCGCTCAATACCATTGTCACGGGCGCCCAGGATTACCTGGTAAAGGGGGAATTTGATGAAAAGCTGCTGGCCAAATCCATCCAATACAGTATTGAGCGCAAGAAGATACTCCAAAAGGTGGTGGAGAACTATGAACGTTATAATACGCTGATCAAGGCCACCAATGATACGATCTGGGACTGGGACCTGCGCACCAATGAGATATTGTGGAATGAAGGCATTACCAATATTTTTGGCTTTAAGCCAATTGATGTGCAGAATACGATTGAATGGCACAACCAAAAGATCCACCCGGACGACCGCGAACGGGTGATGCAGAAGATAGACCAGTGCATTCACGAGGGCAAGGACCAGTGGCAGGAAGAATACCGTTACCTGTCGGCCACCGGCACCTATCGTTTTGTGTTTGACCGGGGATATATCCTGCGCACAGACCAGCATAAGCCTTACCGTGTTATCGGCGCCATGATGGATATTACAGAGCGCAAGAAGATGCAGGAGGAACTCCTGCGGAGCCAGATAGAGACCCAAAAACTGATCACGCAGATCACGATCCAGACGCAGGAACAGGAACGAAGGGAAATAGGCCGCGAGCTGCATGATAATATTAACCAGATACTGGCTACGGCCAAGCTATGCGTGGATATGGCCATGAATGATGAAGATGTGCGCAAAGAGCTGCTGTATAAGAGCTATGATAATATTTCGAAAGCGATCAATGAGATCAGGTATTTATCCAAGAACCTCGTTCCCCCTTCCCTGGGCGATATCGGCCTCAAGGAGGCCCTGCTGGAAATGATCGAGAATATGACGGTGTCGCCCGACCTGAATATCCGCATCAAGGCCAATGACCAGCATATAGAAACCCTCTCCAATAATAAAAAGCTGATCCTTTACCGTATTGTACAGGAGCAGATGAATAATATTGTAAAGCATGCCCGCGCCACGCAGGCCGATATAGAGTTAAAGACCTCCCGCAAGAAAGCGCATCTCATTATTAAAGACAATGGTATTGGTTTTGATCCCAAACAAAAAGCCAAAGGCATCGGCTTAAATAATATTGTGAGCCGGGTGGAAATGCAGAACGGCAATATGGAGATCATCAGCAGTAATGGACATGGTTGCGTATTGAAAGTGGATATTCCGTTGTAGAAATACTTTGTCAGGCTCAGGGTGACAAACGATATTGATTCACGAACCAAAGTGTTCTTCAAAGATATCCATCAGGATCTCCTGTGTAAGCGGCTTGTTCTGATAGCTGGAAATGTAACTGATCTTGCTGGCTTTTAATTCATCTTCGGGGTTAAAGGAAGTAGTAAGCATAACAACAATCATAGAAGCCTTTTGCTCCGGCGATAGCTTATCATACCTTTCCAGGAATTCCCAGCCATCCATGGCCGGCATGTTAATATCCAGGAAGATGATTTCCGGTGTAGGTGGCTTATCGCCATCGGTCAATTGTTGCCTGCCCGACAGGTAGTCCAATGCTTCGCGGGCGCTTTGTGTTACTTTCACTTCCCGCACGCAACCCGTATCCTCAATGATCATTTTATTGAGGAAATTAGTAGGCTCATCATCATCAATGAGCAGTACACAATTTAATTTTCTTTTCATTTTATCACTGCATTTCAGAAATGGTAAAGAAAAAAGTGCTGCCAACGCCGGGCTCTGATTTTACCCATATTCTACCTTCATGCAATTCCACAATCTTTTTACAATGCGCCAGCCCGATGCCAGAGCCTTCATAATCGGTACGGTTGTGCAGGCGTTGAAAGATCACAAATATCCGGTCCAGGTATTGCGGCTCTATGCCTATGCCATTGTCACTGAAGGAAAACTCCCAGCATCCATTATCCCTGATCGCATTAATTTCTACTACCGGTGGCACTCCGGGTCTGCGGAATTTGATGGAATTGCTCACCAGGTTCTGGAACAATAGTTTTAGTTCTGTAGGAAAGGCATCCAGCAGGGGCAACTCTCCGGCCCTCACTTCGGCCTGGCTTTCCTTGATTACCTTATTGAGATCGGCCCTTACCTGCTCTACAATGCTGTTACAATCCACGCGCCGCTTCTCTTTTTCCCGCCCCAGCCGTGAATACTCCAGCAGATCCCTGATGAGGATCTTCATCCGGTCGGACGACTGAACAATATAATCCAGGTACTTATCAGCATTTTCGTCCAGCTTGCCTTTGTATTGCTTGCGCAGCAGGTCTACAAAGCTGGAAGTAGTACGTAGAGGCTCCTGCATATCGTGTGAAGCCACATAGGCAAACTGCTCCAGCTCCTTATTTTTACGTTCCAGTTCTTCTGTACGTTGCCTGACCTTACGTTCCAACGTTATATTGGTATCCCGGATTACTTTCTCCAGTTGTTTTTTTTCTGATACGTCGCGGATAGAGGCCGTTAGCATGAGCCCTTCATCTGTTTCCATCGGACTGAGACTCATCTCCACGGGGAATTCCCGGCCATCTTTACGCACCGCAAACAATTCATAGTTTTCTGCCACCTGCACCGATTGGCCGGTATCGAATAAACGGAAGCGCCTGAAGGGATGCATTTTACCGTACCGCTGCGGCATGAGCAATTCTATCCGGTTGCCTACCATTTCCTCGCGGTTATAGCCAAACATTTTCACTGTTTGCGCATTGACCAGTTGTATGATCCCATCTTCACTGACCACAATAATGCTGTCGGGCGCCCTTTCCAGGAAGTTCCGGAATTTATCTTCCGCTTTCTTCCGCTGTTCTACTTCCTCTTCCAACTCACGGGATGACCGCAGGCTAAACGCCAGGGGCAGCACCTTAATGAGATAGAATACAGTGATCCAGCTAATGATGCCTGTAATAGCCCGAACCAGGGCGTTTACCCTATATACCGGGAACCAAAAGGTTACCGCGTCAAAAAAATGGGTAGCGCCACAGGCCAGTATGAACGCTGCAAATAAGAAGTACAGCCGGATAAAACGGGCGTCATGCTTTTTGGTAATAAAACGGATGATGATAAGAGGGATAGCAAAGTAAGCCGACCATACCAGCAGATCACTAATGATATACAACCAGCCGTGGAACGATGACCATTTTCCACAGTGCCAACGGGGAGGCCAATCTGAAGTATCCAGTAACCTGGAAAAAAATTCTACGAGCTGGTTCATGAAATAATATTGGATCATCCTGGCTAATCGGCGCCGGGTAAAGCAAAGCGCCAACCAGTCTTTATTTCGTAAGGATGAGGGTCAAGAAACAAAATTGAGCAAACACTAAGCTACAGAATAAACTGAAAGCAAATGACACAACCATTCACCATACATTCGGTTGACCGTACCTGGTCAAAGGGCTACTATCGGAGTACATGCAAGCAGACAGGAAGAAAGAGACCGTTCAGGGACAAACTGCTCTGCAATATAATAATAATTAAACTTTCTAAGGAAGTGATTTTGCGTAATTTCTCTTTTTTGTTGAACGGGGTAATCATTCCCTGGAAGAAGCGTTTTTATTCCTGCACGGTTTTTGGCATATTTGTGGAAAATGTTCGACATACAACTATGAGAACCATCTTATTTGCCTTATCCTGCTGTTTGTTGGGAAGCTGCGGTTCAACCGGTACCCAACCCAAGACAACCGATACCGATAGCACGCAGGGACCTGCCATCGTGAATGCCGCCGCCCAGGTACCCCCCTTCCGGGATACAGTACAAAAAGCGCCGGTAGCAGAATTCCGGGTAAAAACTGAGAACCCGCTGAATGACTGGTATTTTTCCGTACGCCTGTATGAAACCCGTAAGACCTTTTATTACCTCATCAAGCTGCAGTATGAAGAGATCCAGGGGCAGGACACCCTCAAGCTACCCAACTTCGGCACCATGCCCAGGCCGGAAATCCGCAAGGGGCCGGAGAAGTATTCCTGCATTATAGGTTTTATGGATAAGGACAACCAGTTCCGGGAATATAAGAAGGTATATGTGGCGCCAGGCGACCGGCTGAAGATCACTGCACTGAAACATTATGCGGTAGCTACCTACCAGGAAGAGGCTAGTGGTAAATAGCTAGTGGCTAGTGGGCTATTGCGTCGCAGGTGTATTTACCACTCGCCACTAACCACTCGCTACTTGCCTTCTGCATTGGATACAGTATCTTGTTATTAATATACTATTCTTCATGGAACGACAGATCACATCCTGGTACAGTCCGGCGCTGAATAAAGAAATGCCCGTAGCTGTATATGGTCATTATGGCTTTGCCCTGCTGCTGATCCCTACCGCTGCGGCCGATTACCTGGAGTATGAACGCTTTGGATTAATGGAATCCCTGCGCCCTTTTATTGATGCCGGTAAGGTGAAAGTATTTTCCATCAACAGCATTAATAC contains:
- a CDS encoding sensor histidine kinase, coding for MNQLVEFFSRLLDTSDWPPRWHCGKWSSFHGWLYIISDLLVWSAYFAIPLIIIRFITKKHDARFIRLYFLFAAFILACGATHFFDAVTFWFPVYRVNALVRAITGIISWITVFYLIKVLPLAFSLRSSRELEEEVEQRKKAEDKFRNFLERAPDSIIVVSEDGIIQLVNAQTVKMFGYNREEMVGNRIELLMPQRYGKMHPFRRFRLFDTGQSVQVAENYELFAVRKDGREFPVEMSLSPMETDEGLMLTASIRDVSEKKQLEKVIRDTNITLERKVRQRTEELERKNKELEQFAYVASHDMQEPLRTTSSFVDLLRKQYKGKLDENADKYLDYIVQSSDRMKILIRDLLEYSRLGREKEKRRVDCNSIVEQVRADLNKVIKESQAEVRAGELPLLDAFPTELKLLFQNLVSNSIKFRRPGVPPVVEINAIRDNGCWEFSFSDNGIGIEPQYLDRIFVIFQRLHNRTDYEGSGIGLAHCKKIVELHEGRIWVKSEPGVGSTFFFTISEMQ